The sequence GTGGTGTTACGACCATGCGATTCCGCCCACGGGACCCGATGGGAAACCATCCAATGGCTGGACGTTTCTTTCCCATGCTTTTGGCATCTGCATGCCTTGGTCCTCGGCGCACGGAGTGGCGGACCGCCCCTGGCCGTTTGATTTTGGCCCCTTGGCGAGCAGGCTGGACCGCTTTGGCCAGCCCCGCTTGGCGGCCATCATCCGGAAAGATCAAGAAGACTCTTATGCACGCCAATATCTTTTTCAGGGTTATTCCCCGGAGCTGTCTCCTCGATGGATTGGGGTTTACGCGGGCGAGTCTCTCCGGCTGACCCGCGCGCTGTTCATGTCGAGACCCCTTCTCTATCTTCGAACGATGAAGGCTGTGCATGAAGAATATGCCACCGGCGGCCCTGAGTTCTTGCACGGTCTCCGCCCAGAAAATGCGGATGCGTATTTTCTTCATCGTTACGTTGAGATTCTCTCCCACAATTTCTTCCCGTGGCTGATGAAAACCGCGTATTCGGTTTTTCTTTGGGGAGGGTTATTGATAATCATCCGTTGGTGGCGGTGGAGGGAGGAAGCTGCAACGAATGTTTATGGGATTCTTGTGGTCCAGGTTGTGTTTTTCTCTGTGGTGTTCAGCGGCCTCGTGACAGTTGAAAACCCGCGTTACTTCATGTTTTCCATTCCAGCTCTGCTCGTGATGCTCGGACTGGTGTTGCAGACGTCGGTCGTTCTATTCGTCGAATTCTTCCGATATATCCTTCAACTGCGGCGGGCGCGCGCCTAGATCGTCATGGCGGTGAATCCACCGTCTACCGCGACGAGGGAGCCGGTCACGAAGCTGGCGGCGTCGGACGCGAGCCAAAGCGTGGCGCCAATCAGTTCTTCCGGCTTGCCAAAGCGTCCCATCGGTGTGTGCCCCAGGATGCTCTTTTTCCGGTCCGCATCGATAAAATGCTTCATGCTCCACTGCGTCGGGAAAAATCCCGGCCGCAGGGCATTGACGCGCACGCCCTGGGTGGCCCACTCCCGCGCGAGGTTCTGGGTGAGGTTCGCGATGCCGGCTTTGGCGATCGAGTAGATGAACGCTTTGGACAGCGGCGGTCCGGAAGAGGCGGAAGCAAAGTTGATAATGCTTCCGCTTTTCTGTTTGAGCATCGCGGCGCCGAACACCTGGGAAGCGTACAACGTGGCGTAGAGGTGGCTCTGGAGGATGCGATCCATTTCATCGGTCTGGATATCGAGGAACGGCGTGGGCGCGTTCACGCCGGCCCCGTTTAATAGGACATCCACGCGTTTATATTTCTTGAGGATCTCGGCGCAACAGCGATCCAGGTCCGCTTTGGATGTGGCGTCGCATTTCCAATACGTCATCGGATAATTGGACCGGTCTTTATCCGGCGCCTCAGGCCTGTCGAGGACGCAGACCTTCATGCCGGATTCGGCCATGGCGCGTCCGAGCGTCGAGCAGAGGTGGCCGGCCCCCCCGATCACGACGACGACTTTGTTTTTCAGATTGAAACGTTGATCGATGGTTTTCATGGGTGTGGGAGCTCCAGCGTTCGGTAATTATCCAGATAACAAACAGCGCCGTCCTGAATCTGGGGATTAGCCACCGCGACAAACGTCCAGCCCGCCTGGCGGGCGGCGGCGGCGTCTTCAGGGGTGTCTCCGAAAAACAATAAATTCTCTGGTTGAAGGCGCTGCGTCTCCCGGTACTGGCGGAGCCACTCCGCCTTATTGACCGGTGCGCCTTGAATGCCCGCAAAGAAGGAAGTCATTCCGCGGGCCTTCAGAATGTCCATCAAAATCGGATGCGGCGTGCTCGATAAAAGAAGAACCGGGCAGGAGCGGAGCGATTTCAGAAAATCCATCGCACCGGGGATTTCGGGGGTTTCAATCACTTGCCGCGTGGTGGCGTCTTCATAACGTTTGTGAAGCTCCCGGGACCGCTCTTCCGTATAGGGTTGCTTCAGGATTTTCTCGACGACGTACTGGAACTTCTCCCATCGCGGGGTGTGATTGAAGCGGGAGCAGTAGTCCCGGATCGCTTCGGCGTGTTCGGAATACTCGGAAAAGCAGATGTCGAAAGCCCCCCGCTTGATTGGGTTGGAATCGACGAGGGTTCCGTCGAAATCAAACGCCAGGGCCTTGCAGCCCCGGATTTTTTCCGACAAAACAGAGACGGGGGTGGTCACGGCCATCGGTTCTTCCGGCGTCGCGAGCCGGGGATCAATTTCCCCATCCGCTCGGCCCATTTCCACAGGAGAAACACGTCAGAGGACAGGACCAGGAAGGTGAATCCCTGGGCGAAAGCTCGACGGATATTGGCGGCATCCGGATCGACGATCTGCGTTCCACAAGATAAGCCGTGGCGCCGGCAGGCCTCGATGACTTTTTGGCAGGCCGCCCTGACTTTCGGATGATCCAGCTGGCCCGGAACGCCCAAGGACCCCGACATGTCATAGGGACCCGTCATGACACCGTCGACATGCTCGCAATCCAGAAGTTGATCAATGACCTCAACGGCCTCAATGGACTCGATCTGGATAATAAAGGGCGACCGTTTGTTCCAGTTGCGGGTATAAGAGTCGAAATCAAATCCGTAGCCCTGGGCGCGGGCGACGCCGAAACTTCGCTGGCCGACGGGAGAGTATTTCATCCATCGAACCAGGTCGTCGCGCTGGCGGACGGTGTTGACCATGGGAACGATCATGCCGTCGGCGCCGGAATCGAGCAAGCGCTTGATCTGTTCGGCGTTATGGGACGAGACCCTGGGAAGGCAGGGGATTTGGCGCGCCTGGCAGGCCGCGATAATCCGCTGGGACTGCTCCTGGGAAATGGTGCTGTGCTCCAGATCGATCCCGATGAAGTCGAAAGGAGCGCGGGTGAAAATCTCCGTGATGGAGGGATGCCCGATAGACGTCCACGCGCCGAAAAGGCGCTCTCTCTTGCGCAGTCTCTGACGGAGTTCTGGGATCATGGGCGGGCCAACTTTTCTCCGTCGCGTAGGAACATCTGGACGGTTTCTTTGCTATAGGGATGGACGATCATTCCTTCAATGAGGTTGGGTGTGGCGGTCACGATGTCCGCTCCGGCCTCGAACCATTCGACAATATTGAGCACTTCCCGGGTCGACCCGACGATGATCTTGGCCGGGCTGCCGAACGCGTCCAGAAGGGCGCGCAGCCGGGCCACCTCTTCGCAGGAATTGTACCCCATGTTGTTGACCCGTCCGCCGAAGATCGAAACGTAGGTTGCTCCGGCCTGGGCGGCGAGGAGGCATTGCTGGGCGCTCATCATGGCGGTCACGTTGACCCGGATGTTGTGCCGGGTCTCCAGCTCATGAACGAGGCGCAAATTTTCAAGCTCTCCATTGGGGCCGTGGATCGTGATCTTGACGTTGATGTTTTTTGCCCAGCCGGCGAAGAGCTTGGCCTGCCGGAGCATCTCAGCCGGTTCATTCGATGTCACCTCAACCGAAAGCGGCAGGGGATCAATCAGTTTGGCAATTTCCCTCGACTGTTTCTCGATTCCTGCCCAACCCCCGGTAATGCCGTCTTTGACCAGAATGGTCGGATTTGTTGTCACGCCCCGGACGATCCCCATCGAAAGATACTTTGTAATTTCATCGAGGCGTCCGGTGTCCAGAAAAAGGCCCGTCAGTTTGGTTCCCATGGTTTGAAAATTCCCCTTTCGTCGAATTACGGCACCGGCAGCCGCCGGGCCAGCCGTTCGTGCGCCTCCGCGCGGAGGTGCACTTGGTCCAGAAAATCACTTTCAGTCACCCAGGACTGGAGATCCATCAAGGTCATCCCGCGGGAGGCCGTCCCCGCTTCCAGCTCCCGGACAAAACGCTCCGACGCCTCATACCAGCCCATGCCGCATTTAGCCTTCGTCCGGGTGTCATAATAATTTGTGATGGCTCGGAAGGTCGAATCCTCGGGTGCGCGGCGCAAAAAAGGTTGAAGAAGGACTAAAAGACCGATCCCGCGGGCTGACGAGAGATCGCGCATGGCGGAAAGGTAGCGAAGCATGTGCGCCGCCAGAGCCGTTACGTCCCCTTTGGACGAGGTTGCCGCAGGACTCTTGTCCAGAAGGGAGCCTAGCCAGCGGAACCATCTCGGGGTCCCGGAGTATTGGACGTCCATCTGGAAAGACCCTTCCACCCGTCCCCCGGTTGTCGCCCAAAACAGCAGATCCGCATACCCGCACCAGACGATCATTTTTTTCAGCCGCGGCAGGGTGTCGAGAAGCGCGGGAAGCTGAACATAATGCTGATCAACCCTGTAGGCGCGGACAGAAGCGTCGGCAATCGCCGCTCCGGAAGCTTGCTCCCAGAACTTCGAGAGCCGGGCGTCATCACCAGAGGCGCCCACTCCGAAGGTGACGGAATCTCCCAGGAGAAGCGCGGTCTCGCTGCCCCGGAAATCAACCCCCCGGTAGCCGAGCCGGTTGATGGTCACATGCGCCAGCGACTGGTTGGGCCTTAAGCGGTAGCGTCCCAGGGCATCCCGGACATAGATGAGCCGTTCGTAGTACTCGTCGGCATAGGGAATCCGGGACCGGGAGAGTGTTTCAATGCTCGAACTCATTTGACGGTTGCCGCTGTCGTGGTTTCCCATTTATTGCCCTGGATCATGAGCCGTGGGTCGGAAACCAGAGCATGCCAGATGACGGCTTGAAACGCTTCGGAGTGAGGTGTGACGCTCGACGGGTTCACCGTCGGGACGATCACGACGATCGTGCCGTGTTTCTGGGTATAGCCGCCGTCTCGTCCGACAATTCCAAGGATATCCATTCCTCGCGCCCGGGCTTCGTCAACGGCGGCCACCAGGTTCGCGCTGATATTTTTCTCGCGGTTTCCGCCGCCGACGGAGAAAATGAGAAGCGCGTCCTTTGATTTCGCATGGCTGACACGAAGCCAAGCCGCGAACACCGTGTCCCAGCCTTCATCATTGGTGCGCGCGGTCAGTTCCGCCACATTGTCAGTGGGAGCGTACGCTTCAATGCCGGCCAGTTTGCGGAAATCGTTCACGGCGTGGCCGCAATTCCCGGCGCTCCCGCCCACGCCGCACAGGAAAAGACGTCCCCCGTCCTGACGCAGGCGGACAAGCCTTTCCACCAACCGGTCCATCGGGCGCTGGTCCAAAAGTCCTGCGATCTGGGCGACTTCCTTAAAATAACGCTGGAGATGTTCGGACACTAGATTTTCCTCCCGACGATCCGTGCGAAGGAGCTCAGTCCACGCTCCTGCAGGAAGGATTGAAATGCGCGCCGGGTCTCTTCGTCGCTCGACAAGAGCCGGTGCTCAAAATCAGAGAGCCGGATCTCCGGATCATGCCGCATATGTGCTTGGACGATTTCTAAATCAAGCACGCCCGGAGTGCTGACTTCGATGAGTTTGAAGCCCGCCTCCTTCAGGAACGTTTCCAGTCCCTGGAGGCTAAAACAATTCGCGCGATCCGGCGGACAGAGGTAGAGATTGTTCAAACCCAGCACGCAGAGATCGAATCCGGAACTGACCAGGGCCGTCAGAAAAAGAAGGCCGTCGGGTTCCAGGCGGTTGCGGACGGCCGCGAGCAAGGCGCCCGGGTCATCCACCCGGTCCAGAGACTCCAGCAGAACGGCCGCATGAAACGGGTCCGCCGCGGCGGGGCCGGTCTGCCGGCAGAGGTCCATCTCATTGACCGTCGTCACACTTCGGAAAAACCCGCTCTGGTTCAGCAGCGAGGAAAAATCACTCGGCGGCGTCGTGACTTCCAGGATATTCGGCTGACGGATTTCCTGAAGACGAAGGGTCGTCTGGATCCAATCAAGCTTTGGTGCGTACACGTTTTCGGTCCGTGATCCGGACACGGCCGCGTGGAACCCTTTGGGCGCGTGACGGTAACGCGTTGTTTCGGCCAAAAGGCCGGGCCAGCTTTCCGGCGAAGGCAGGTCCATCAGGAACAGTCCTCCGGTCTTCGGGCAGCGGCCGTAATGGAAACCTCCCACCGATCCTATGGGAACGAGCGGCGCTCCGTTGATCGGAGATTGCGTGCGCTGATTTTTTCCTTTGGCGCGGGCGCGCTGCAGCGCCTCGAAACAAAAGGTCCTGTAACCCAGCAACCCTTCGAGGGGTTTAACGGAAGAGAGTGGATAGGCGATGGTTGTTTGAATCGATCTCATGATGTCACCTTGGTTGCCTTTCGTTGGCCGCGGCGCTGGTAGACGTTCTGGATGAGTTCCATCACGTGCCGGGCCTCGGCCAGCGTGCCGTGCGCGGGGGTGCGAGTCTCGACGGCGGCCGCCAAAAATTCAGAGACTTCTTTTTCCCATGAATCATCCCGGTCAAAATGAATGATTTCCTCGCGGGGGTTGCCGAGCGCCAGGGCTTCGTCCTCGAATTGGCGTTTGCCGATGACCAGCATCTCCCGGCCGTAACTGCCGCTCTGTGACAGAAAGCCGCTCGCCACCAGGTAACCCTTTTCACATCCGATCTCGAAACGGAAGGTGTGCTTCCAGAGGGTCGCCGACGAATGCAGAAAGGCGGGAACATCGTCGCGTGAACGCAGCAGCACGAAGGCGTTGTCTTCAACGCCGCATCGCCAGAACGAATCGGTCAACACCGCGTCCACGAAGGTCAGGGGGCCGAGAAAGGTCTGGAAAATGTCCAGCATATGGATGCCCTGATCCAGAAGAATCCCGCCGCCGGAAATCTCCTTCTGGTTGCGCCAGCTTTCCCGGTACCGCGCCCCGCCGGATTTGCCGTAGGTCCCCTTCATATAGAGCACCTTGCCGAGGCCGCCTTCTCCGATCAGCGTGCGCGCGGCCTGGACAGACGGATGAAGCCGGTGATTAAAACCGAACATCAGGAGATGATCGGGAACGGCATGAGCCGCTTCTTCGATACGGCAGAATTCCTCAAAATTGCGTCCCGGCGGCTTTTCGCAGAAAACCCGCCGGCAATTCTTCAGCGCCTGGACGCACAGATCGGACGTCACATTATTGGGCGTGCAGATGAATGCCGCGTCAATGGTGCTCCATGGGATAGGTGCGTCTGCTGGCAGCAGATCCTTCCCCAGGTTTGTTTTGGACCGATCCAGGTAAGGGTCCCAGACCTTCACCGATTCCACCTGCGGATGCTGCCGCAGAACCTGGTAGCGGATCTTGCCCATATAGCCGTAACCAAAAATGATGCACTTCATGAGGGAACTCTTTCAGAAAGCCCCGCGGCTTCCAGCATTCGATCAATCGTTGAATCGTCTACAGGCATCGTGTATCGTGCCACGTAGTCAGCGGCTTCGCGCCATTGGGCCTGACGGTCCTCGGGAGCCAGACCCTCGTCCTGCTTGAGGAGCTCCGCCAGCGCTTCGGGTGTTACGCAATGCTCGCGCCAAGATTGTAAATCATACAGGGGATCGGTATCTATCATTCCCGGTACGCTCAGACAAACAGGGCGCAGGCCTTCAAAAATAGCGTAGAGAACGGTCGAAGAACCCCGGTATAGGATGCAGGAACTCCGCCGGAAATCCGCTGAGATATCCTTTTCTTGAGTGACGGCAATATTGGGTAGACGCAGAAAATCCTCAGGCAGTTCAGGCAGCACATGCTTGAGCGGCATGGCTGGATGCGTGCGGATCACGAATGTTGCCCAGGGAATGGATCGGGCGGCGCGGTAGGTGAATCCAAAGAGCGCTTTCATCTCAGGCAGCATGCCTTCCGGCGTGACCAGGATGCGCCGCCGTGCCGGAGAGGCCGGTTCCGAAGACTGACCTTTTTGAAATCGAAAACTACCCAAGCGGACCAGCCGGCAGCCGTGCGGTTCGTGCGATGGGCGTAGCAGGTCCAGAGGGACATCCCCGATACCGAGCACAAGGTCCGGGAGGGACCGTTCCGGGGAGTCGATGTACGGCTGCGTCATGGCCAGGGATTCCTGAAAAAGGACTGTGTGCTGGTATCCGGCTGTGCAGGTAGACGAGAATCCGCTCTTGGCGCCTGCCCAGGCGCATTTTTCCCATGCATGGCCTTCGTACAAAGTCAGAAAGGCTTTGGGTTTCCACTGACGGCAGGCTGTCTGAGCGATGCTGAAAAATAAGGCGTCCCGCAGGGTCTGAGGAGCCAGAACATCCCGTGCCGCTAGGACTAGGGCACGGCGCAGGACCGGATCGGCAGCGCGCAGCGCCGGGCGCCACAGTTTCCAGGCAGCGATCAATTGGCGGAAAAACATATGCCATGGATCCCAGACGCGAAGAAGACACAGCTCCGGCAGCCTGAAAGGGAATGCCGTCGAGGTGTAGGCTTTTCCAAACGAAAGAGAGTCCAGAATCCCGGCATTGCCGCAGAGCATCAGCATGGAAATGCCGCGCTGCCGTAGTCTGGCCTGGAGGTCTCCGAAGTAGAAGTCGATTTCCTTCTTCGCCAGATCAAACGAAAATCCCCAGGTTTTGGCGATCACGGGAAAGGACTGTTTCGCCAGCGCGTGCCGTTCTTTCCGGAAAGCCCATCGAATACGGCAGATCCTCCAGGTGAGAGCCATGGCGTAGAGCTTGCAGCGCGTGCCTGCCACAAACCAATCCGCTGTTAATCGTGTCAGGGTCAGAATCCAATTCCGTTTTGGGCGGACGCCGGGGGCCTTCAGCAAGGCCAGCAGCTCTTCCTGTACCGGGTGTAAAGGATGTTTCAAGTGCAGCCAGAAAATAGCCAGGACAGGCAGATCCGGGCACAGGCTCCGGATGGCATTTAAGCGCCGGTGCAATCGTGTCAACAGGCGGGAAAACCCGGAAGCGGTTTCCGCTCGTGCAGCCAGGGTCCGCTGGGGGATATCAGCGAGCATGGGTATGGGTCTTTTCAAGAGATTTCAAAAGATTTTTCACGGCGTCGCGCTCCATCGCTTCGCGGGCTTCCTGTGTGTAGGTGCCCATATGGGGAGACAGAAGCATCCGTTCCTCCTGGCAGAGGGGGCCGTCGTAGGGTTCTTTCTCAAAAACGTCCGACGCGGCGCCCGCCAGACGTTTGCTTCTCAAGGCCTGAGCGAGTGCCGATTCATCGACGACGCCTCCACGGGAGAGGTTCAGCAAAAAAGCATCCGGACGCATGAGCGAGAGCTCCCGGCTCCCAATGATCGCGGGAGTGCCTGATTGGCGCGACACATGGATCGTCACGGCATCCGCTTTCTGAAGTAGATGGTCAAGGCTGCAAAGGTCGATCTTCCGACTGGCGCACCAACCGGCATCCGCCGCCGGGTCCGAGGCGATCACCCGGACATCCAGTTTTTGCAGCGTTTCGGCTACCGCCCGACCAATACGACCAAGACCGATTACGCCAACTGTTTTCCCCATCAGTTGCGAACCCTTTAAGCGTTCCCAGTGCTTGGTGCGGATCATCCGGTCTGCCTTAGAAATATTCCGAAAAAGATCGAGCAAAAGCCCCAAGGTCAACTCCACTACAGAGCGAATGGGCGCCTCGGCCGTGATACACACTTGGATCCCCAGCTCTTTGGCGCAAGGTAAATCAATATTGTCGACCCCGATTCCGACGCGGCTGATGCACCGCAGGCGCGGAAGCGCGCGCAGCACTTCCGCCGTCAAAGGTTCCAAACCGGCCACAATGCCGACGCACTCCCGTGCTAAGACTTTGACCTCGTCGGCGGTCAACTTGCGTTTATGGGGATTGATGACCGGTTCATATCCAGCCGCGCGCAAAGGGACTAAAGGGTCGGGCTCATAGCCGCCGATCGT comes from Elusimicrobiota bacterium and encodes:
- a CDS encoding SDR family oxidoreductase — its product is MKTIDQRFNLKNKVVVVIGGAGHLCSTLGRAMAESGMKVCVLDRPEAPDKDRSNYPMTYWKCDATSKADLDRCCAEILKKYKRVDVLLNGAGVNAPTPFLDIQTDEMDRILQSHLYATLYASQVFGAAMLKQKSGSIINFASASSGPPLSKAFIYSIAKAGIANLTQNLAREWATQGVRVNALRPGFFPTQWSMKHFIDADRKKSILGHTPMGRFGKPEELIGATLWLASDAASFVTGSLVAVDGGFTAMTI
- a CDS encoding HAD family hydrolase yields the protein MTTPVSVLSEKIRGCKALAFDFDGTLVDSNPIKRGAFDICFSEYSEHAEAIRDYCSRFNHTPRWEKFQYVVEKILKQPYTEERSRELHKRYEDATTRQVIETPEIPGAMDFLKSLRSCPVLLLSSTPHPILMDILKARGMTSFFAGIQGAPVNKAEWLRQYRETQRLQPENLLFFGDTPEDAAAARQAGWTFVAVANPQIQDGAVCYLDNYRTLELPHP
- a CDS encoding aldolase/citrate lyase family protein, producing the protein MIPELRQRLRKRERLFGAWTSIGHPSITEIFTRAPFDFIGIDLEHSTISQEQSQRIIAACQARQIPCLPRVSSHNAEQIKRLLDSGADGMIVPMVNTVRQRDDLVRWMKYSPVGQRSFGVARAQGYGFDFDSYTRNWNKRSPFIIQIESIEAVEVIDQLLDCEHVDGVMTGPYDMSGSLGVPGQLDHPKVRAACQKVIEACRRHGLSCGTQIVDPDAANIRRAFAQGFTFLVLSSDVFLLWKWAERMGKLIPGSRRRKNRWP
- a CDS encoding transaldolase family protein, which codes for MGTKLTGLFLDTGRLDEITKYLSMGIVRGVTTNPTILVKDGITGGWAGIEKQSREIAKLIDPLPLSVEVTSNEPAEMLRQAKLFAGWAKNINVKITIHGPNGELENLRLVHELETRHNIRVNVTAMMSAQQCLLAAQAGATYVSIFGGRVNNMGYNSCEEVARLRALLDAFGSPAKIIVGSTREVLNIVEWFEAGADIVTATPNLIEGMIVHPYSKETVQMFLRDGEKLARP
- a CDS encoding SIS domain-containing protein, with translation MSEHLQRYFKEVAQIAGLLDQRPMDRLVERLVRLRQDGGRLFLCGVGGSAGNCGHAVNDFRKLAGIEAYAPTDNVAELTARTNDEGWDTVFAAWLRVSHAKSKDALLIFSVGGGNREKNISANLVAAVDEARARGMDILGIVGRDGGYTQKHGTIVVIVPTVNPSSVTPHSEAFQAVIWHALVSDPRLMIQGNKWETTTAATVK
- a CDS encoding methyltransferase domain-containing protein: MRSIQTTIAYPLSSVKPLEGLLGYRTFCFEALQRARAKGKNQRTQSPINGAPLVPIGSVGGFHYGRCPKTGGLFLMDLPSPESWPGLLAETTRYRHAPKGFHAAVSGSRTENVYAPKLDWIQTTLRLQEIRQPNILEVTTPPSDFSSLLNQSGFFRSVTTVNEMDLCRQTGPAAADPFHAAVLLESLDRVDDPGALLAAVRNRLEPDGLLFLTALVSSGFDLCVLGLNNLYLCPPDRANCFSLQGLETFLKEAGFKLIEVSTPGVLDLEIVQAHMRHDPEIRLSDFEHRLLSSDEETRRAFQSFLQERGLSSFARIVGRKI
- a CDS encoding Gfo/Idh/MocA family oxidoreductase, which translates into the protein MKCIIFGYGYMGKIRYQVLRQHPQVESVKVWDPYLDRSKTNLGKDLLPADAPIPWSTIDAAFICTPNNVTSDLCVQALKNCRRVFCEKPPGRNFEEFCRIEEAAHAVPDHLLMFGFNHRLHPSVQAARTLIGEGGLGKVLYMKGTYGKSGGARYRESWRNQKEISGGGILLDQGIHMLDIFQTFLGPLTFVDAVLTDSFWRCGVEDNAFVLLRSRDDVPAFLHSSATLWKHTFRFEIGCEKGYLVASGFLSQSGSYGREMLVIGKRQFEDEALALGNPREEIIHFDRDDSWEKEVSEFLAAAVETRTPAHGTLAEARHVMELIQNVYQRRGQRKATKVTS
- a CDS encoding phosphoglycerate dehydrogenase, encoding MNDKVLIAPSTIGGYEPDPLVPLRAAGYEPVINPHKRKLTADEVKVLARECVGIVAGLEPLTAEVLRALPRLRCISRVGIGVDNIDLPCAKELGIQVCITAEAPIRSVVELTLGLLLDLFRNISKADRMIRTKHWERLKGSQLMGKTVGVIGLGRIGRAVAETLQKLDVRVIASDPAADAGWCASRKIDLCSLDHLLQKADAVTIHVSRQSGTPAIIGSRELSLMRPDAFLLNLSRGGVVDESALAQALRSKRLAGAASDVFEKEPYDGPLCQEERMLLSPHMGTYTQEAREAMERDAVKNLLKSLEKTHTHAR